The genomic region TTCATCCTATATATTGCATAATAAGCCGTATTTCCACCATTATCTATCCAAGTCAACTTTGTTTGATTAGAAAGAGCCTCTACTTTTCCTTGAACAGGAGTACGTGGAGCCTGTCCACCTTTCCAATCCATAACAGGAACCAAAGCCTTAGTCCCCCACAAATCTTGCCTCATAGCATTTACAACCTGCTGCTTATTCGAATCATTAAAATTTCTGAATCTAAACATTATGCTACCCATTACTTCCGGCTTCAAAACATTAAACTTATGCTGACGCACAAATTCATCTACTGCATTCTGATTCTGGAAATATTGGTCCGAATCACTATTAACCTTATATAGAGCCTGGCCTATATATAGGTGTACTTTTCTGTTTTTAGTGACTTCTGACCACCAACTAACTGCTTCTCCATATGGAACATGCGGATTAGCAAAAGTAAAATAAATCTGAGGAGCGATATAATCGATAATCTCCTCTTCTACCCACTTCTTAGTATCAGCAAAACTTCTATCATAGTTTGGTAATCCAGCATTTGTATTTGAGCCACTAGGATGTCCATCCTTTTTGTTTGCCCAGATTGCAGCTGGGCTAATACCGAATTTGACCCAAGGCTTTGCTGATCTTATTTCATTTGAAATCTCTTTTACAAGTAAATAGGTGTTATTTCTTCTCCAATCCCCTTTATTAGAAAATTGTCCTGTATTAAATTGCATAAAGGTATTATCATCTTCTAATTCTCCAACAAAATTTTCATAATAAAAGTAATCATCGAAATGTATCCCATCTATGTCGTAATTCTTTACAACTTCCATTACCCTTTTTCTTACCCATTCTCTTGCCCCAGGGATACCAGGGTCTATTACAAACCTAGACTTTGTAGTCCTAATCCAATCCGGATAATCTCTATAAACACTTTTGTTTATACTAAGTGACTGTATTGTAGCTTCGTTAGTATTCATAGATATCCTATATGGATTAAACCATGCATGAAGTTGAAGATTACGCTTATGAGCTTCTTCTATAGCAAATGCCAATGGGTCAAAGCCTGGGTCTTTACCGAAGGTTCCAGTAAGGTAACGGGACCAAGGTACAATATCTGATCTATATAGGGCATCTCCCTCAGGGCTCACTTGAAAGAATACGGCATTCATATTCATCTCCACAGATTTATCTAATATTGAAATTAGTTCCTCCTTAGTTTTGTGTATTCTTTCTTGATCATTTACAATGTTTCTAGTCTCGACAGATGGCCAATCTAGATTTATTACAGTTGAAATCCAAGCACCTCTCAAATGTCTTTTTACAACAGGTGATTCATTTGGTATAAATTGCTTGTATTGATCCCACGGAGTTGATGTTGCAAAAGCATCAACAGGTAATCCAACTAACAATACTGAAAACGCAACGCAATATACAATAAACTTACTTAAGTAACTTTTATTTAACATTTTTTTCCCCCTTTGAATAAAGATTAGCTTGAACTCTAGAATATAGTACCTTAGCACCTATATTGCATTTAACTAATACAAAATGTTAGTGTATTTCAATTATATCAAAATGAAAGTTCGATTTATATTTCTCAATTATTACAAATTACTATCATTTGTACTACATATTTACATAATTTCATTAAAACTCATTTAATATCAATTTAACAATGATAAAATCTCATGCCCTTTGGGAATCAAAAAAATAAAACATCTTCTTGGACGTTTTATTATAGTTCTATATTTTTATAGGATAAATGATAAAACAATTGTTAATCCCACCATTAAAACATTTGTAAAGCTATGCATAATCATTGGATAGATTACACTTTCGGATTTTTCATAGCATTCCCCATAAAACAGGCCTAGTATAATCGCATAAACAACTTGAAATACACTATATCTAAGTTCAAAGGGTCTAAGTGTAAAGCCCACATGGGCTAACCCAAAAATAACTGCTGACATAATATTAGATAAACTTACTTTTCCCTTAAAAACTCTTCCTTCAATTACTAAGGCTAACATAGTTATTGCAAAACTTCTAAATATAAGTTCTTCTGATGGACCTGAAAGTAGAAGCTGGAAGCCTAATTGTCCTAATATGTTTACTGTGGATAATGGAAATGTAAATGGTTGAAATGATTTCGTTACAACGACTGTTATAAAAGCCCCTACAGTATACATACTAAAATATTTAAAAAAACTAATTAAATATTGCTTTCCAGCTTCTCTGTTACCCCAGTTAAAGCCAAACTCTATGGATTTAATTTTTTTTATAAGAATCATTAGAATAACAAAGATAAGGGCCTGTGAAATGTGATGAATAGATACCCATGCAAAAGCGCCATCAGTGTCTATTACTTGATAATTTAATGAACTAGCGATCATTCCCGCAAGCCTAGGGATAAATAATAACAAAAATGATATTAACAATACCCATAAAATATTTTTTAGTAGCTTAAACATGATTTCCCCCACTTAATGTTTGAAATTAAAATTTAGTACACAAGCTTTCATATACATTATATTACATACTTACTAAATTACACATAATTTTCATAAGTTTATGAGATCTATATATAGAATAAAGAATTGCATTAGGTCTTATTTGCTTATTGCAATTATCTATTTCTATGTGTAAATAGTGGTTACATATGATTATTCTATTAAGTTCTTTAGTATAGAATCTTGTACAATCTATTATTTACAATTAGTATTTATATAATTATACTCTCAGCGAGCCACGGAACCCCCTGGCAGCATAGTATGATTCTGCACCATTATGATATACGAAGACTTGGCCATACCTACGATCACAAAAGAGGGCTCCTCCAAGTTTTCTAATCTCATTAGGTGTTTTCACCCAACTCGACGTTTTCATATCAAAATTACCAAGCTTCTGCAACTCCCGGTATTGTTCCTCAGTCAAAAGCTCTATACCCATACAAGCAGCCATCTCAATAGCACTGTTCTTGGGTTTATGTTCTTTCCTCGTTTCCATTGCCTCTTGATCATAGCACAAACTCCTACGTCCTTTAGGA from Serpentinicella alkaliphila harbors:
- a CDS encoding family 10 glycosylhydrolase, yielding MLNKSYLSKFIVYCVAFSVLLVGLPVDAFATSTPWDQYKQFIPNESPVVKRHLRGAWISTVINLDWPSVETRNIVNDQERIHKTKEELISILDKSVEMNMNAVFFQVSPEGDALYRSDIVPWSRYLTGTFGKDPGFDPLAFAIEEAHKRNLQLHAWFNPYRISMNTNEATIQSLSINKSVYRDYPDWIRTTKSRFVIDPGIPGAREWVRKRVMEVVKNYDIDGIHFDDYFYYENFVGELEDDNTFMQFNTGQFSNKGDWRRNNTYLLVKEISNEIRSAKPWVKFGISPAAIWANKKDGHPSGSNTNAGLPNYDRSFADTKKWVEEEIIDYIAPQIYFTFANPHVPYGEAVSWWSEVTKNRKVHLYIGQALYKVNSDSDQYFQNQNAVDEFVRQHKFNVLKPEVMGSIMFRFRNFNDSNKQQVVNAMRQDLWGTKALVPVMDWKGGQAPRTPVQGKVEALSNQTKLTWIDNGGNTAYYAIYRMNKGNSLDIDSDRSALQLIGTVRKSDKTVQEFIINSSYDLDKIDFAITALDRLHNESKELLITVNQSRYFSDVNNQHAWAIKAIDNLYERGVINGVGNGRFAPGNNITRADFLVMVMNSYNIELDSNVTNNFADAGNKYYTKYLGTAKRLGLVSGVGNNLYSPETPITRQDMLVILHHVLDKLGALPVDNNVGRPFEEFKDINEIPSYALGAMKFFVRTGIVQGEGNRLMPRTTATRAQTAQVLFNIYTK
- a CDS encoding CPBP family intramembrane glutamic endopeptidase, producing the protein MFKLLKNILWVLLISFLLLFIPRLAGMIASSLNYQVIDTDGAFAWVSIHHISQALIFVILMILIKKIKSIEFGFNWGNREAGKQYLISFFKYFSMYTVGAFITVVVTKSFQPFTFPLSTVNILGQLGFQLLLSGPSEELIFRSFAITMLALVIEGRVFKGKVSLSNIMSAVIFGLAHVGFTLRPFELRYSVFQVVYAIILGLFYGECYEKSESVIYPMIMHSFTNVLMVGLTIVLSFIL
- a CDS encoding DUF4256 domain-containing protein; the encoded protein is MAYFDLLNILKVRFEKNMHRHRDLEWDKVQGKLEVNTEKLRSLNEMEETGGEPDVFGYDEMTDEYIFYDCSEESPKGRRSLCYDQEAMETRKEHKPKNSAIEMAACMGIELLTEEQYRELQKLGNFDMKTSSWVKTPNEIRKLGGALFCDRRYGQVFVYHNGAESYYAARGFRGSLRV